The Polyodon spathula isolate WHYD16114869_AA chromosome 10, ASM1765450v1, whole genome shotgun sequence genome contains the following window.
tttttttgtacctcagaCGTGGCAACCCTAATCCAATATAAATGTTTCACCAAACAAACGTTATTTACGGCATAGAATTTACACAGAGCCAGCAAAggtgaacacttttttttttttttttttttttttttgcatctcatTGAAACTAAAATGTCAGCAGGAATAAAAAggtcagttattttttatttatcaaggAGATCGGCTCAGTTTGCTGTCATCATCTGACCGGCAGCATACGTATTTTAACAAATCCGTCAATTCCAGCAACAATCCGTAGACCTAATCTAGGCGAGTCACAACAAGCACTTAAACAGTAATGTATTGAAACCTTATTTTACTTTCCCTTTCAAAGTCTTTATCAGTGTTGTTATATATAGAAGTAGCCCAGTCTTGTGTTGGATTGGAGATATCTTTGGTACGAGATAgctggggggggggttttgtataaatgttttgaGGGTTACATGCCAAAAAGGGAGAGCACGCCAGAATCAGACATTGGCAGCCTTTTGCGTTTTTTGGCGTGATCAGTGCGTGATTGCTTTGGTAACTGTGTGGAATGTTGAATGTCTTACATCATAGTTTCATAACGACCTCTTGTTAATGTTCTACTGCTCTGTATAAGTCAACTGTGGGTCCTTCTGTTGCAATATGGAATGTTTTCTCCTAGAATGTGGCCCATGTATCCCCCACTTGGTTGCCTGTAAAAAGGTACAAAGTCCTTGCAACGTCATTTGCAGTCCTGCATCCTCTACGTGTGTGCATGAAGCACCAGGTTTCTTGTGTTTCTTCAGAATTAGATTATTATATCATTGCACTTAATGACACGTTTAACTGCATTACACCTTGACCTGAACATTCGATGTAAAAATCAAAAGAACTTAACTGCATTTTGGACGGCTGTCTTCTCCAACGTTACAGAGAGTCTATTTCTACCTGCTTTCCTTcagaaatattgtaaatatgcTGTTGCTTTAGAAATAGGTCTGAAATGCCACTCAGTAGATGCAGCATTGATTTCTGTAGTGGTTAAGTTTAACCCACCAGCCACATTTGACTTGTACCAGATCTGAACCCAGGCATGAAAGGTATGAAATGCTAGGGAATCAGCCCTCTGTACCACCACGCCTTGTGTATGcatgttgttgtttaattgtaataACACAATGCCTAGCTAAGGAATTACTTGAGGAGCAACTGTCTCACCCACTGTAGATGCCCTGTATTCAGATGCCTCACTCTTCATTTGCTTTTCAAAGGAAAAGCTGCTTCCTGTGACCTATGGGGCTCATAGAGGTGAGGTCATTGTTTTATGGAAAAGGAGCCTCACAGAAGCAAGGATCCTACCAACAGGACTACAGGCCACATGCAGCACTTCCCTCTGCCACACGCTGCTGGAACAGAGGGCCTCATTCAGTCTCAgagagacaggaagtgatgtcactTCCCCCAGGTCCTGACTGGAATGGTGTGTCTGAAAccgttattgatttattttttttcccttattatTGACCTCAACAGAAAAAGGACAGGGAATAAAGAAAATGAGGTCATCTAAAACACTGCTGGCTGGcaggaatgaaacatttcaaggGGCACTTTCCTTTTGTTCAGTAAATCTAAAGTTTAAATGTAGTTCCCAACACAAATGAATGGATTCAGAAAGTACTTTTTCAGTGGTCTAggtccagctaaaaaaaaaaaaaaaaaaaaaggccacacTCTGCAAGTCTGTAGGCATGTCACAGGGCTGTATGAAAGCTGTCTCCAATTACTGGAATCACGTCCGTCAAGCTGGATTCAAACAGTCTAGCAGCATCCAGACCAACTCAAAGCTGCTTCCTCACTCCCTATAAACATTGTCATGTCTGGTAACCATTAAGGTGATTGACAAATACTGACAAGGCAGCTGATTATAAGACTCTggcatattctctctctctctctctctctctctctctctctctcctctcctcagtctTCTCACTCCTCTAGAGTGTCTCCGATCTCTcttactctccctctctctctcactcgcaGTCATTCTAGTCTTCACTCACTCTCGTGATCAAGCGGATGCTCTCTCCTCCCAATCTCTCCACTCTCTCACTCATccatctctccctcctctctcttcctctcccacggtctctccctctccctcacatCCTCTCAAtcactcctcctctctccccctctcctcctcgtCGCCTCCTCTGCCCTTCCtccgctctctcactctcttctcgccttctctcctcccccctctcagTCAGTTgatcctctcctccctcttctaggagtctctctccactctctctctctctctctctctctctctctctctctctctctctctctctctctctctctctatctctctctctcctctctctctctctctctctctctctctctctctctctctctctctctctctctctctctctctctctctctctagttgtCTGCAGGCCTGGCTGGAGAATGTCGTCGCAGGGAATGTTTTCTAACAGCAGGCTGGTAAATTTGACATTCCAAACCTGTGCACGTCACTAAGCAGCTCAgtgaaattcaatattttaactcTGAAATGAAACTTTTTCATCTCCAGCAAGTTTTCTTGTGAAAGTATTGCATggattaaaaatttaaaaaatcattactattttgtttgttttataacaacAACTTTTTTGTTTAGCATTCTCTAAAACCACAGTAGAAATATTAGCAGTAACGTACAGggaataattaaacattttaactcTGCAATACCACTTGGctttactatactatactatactatactatactattttgtatttatgttgtattttgtGCACCTTTACTATGACTTTCTTTGTTCATCTTTAATATTatagtctgcaatgtgtttagttGTTCATAACTAGGTATGGTGCACCTGTGTTTGTCCACACAATGTTCTGGTTGGTACACAACAAGGCTGATCTCATTTAAAACCCTGGCCAAGAAatgaatgcactgaatacacatGAAACCCCTACACAAACTCTATTCCCTGTTCTTGATTATGCAGCTGTAATTTGCAGGAATGCATAATTAAGCAGTCTGCAAAGGCAACAAGGTTAACTACTCCTTCGCAAGGTCTGTACTGAACTGTGGTCCCAGGTCTCATCACTACATCATATACCAGCAATTGGATTGGCCTCTATGAATGACAGGCGGTTACCTCCCCATACATAACTGGTTGTAAATAACAAAGGCAATGAATGTAGAGAACTGGAAAACTGCCTTGAATAAATTACATGTAAAACAATTTCCCTGGAGTTCTATTAAAGCACAATATACCACGTAGATAATAGGAATGTGCAACCGACATTAACAGTATAATTTTCTGCACACCTTTTCTTTTGATTCTTGATTCACTTTTAGTATATCAGTATTTGTAACGTAATTCTGCATTGTATTAACACAATTATTATGAGCACAATTTTATGAAGCTGTAAATGTAAACATTGATCTGGaagtgcttctgtttttttttttttcacctacaGTATATTCTCACTGCCTTTTCTTTTCAGTAATTTACAAGGATTGGTTATTGATGAAAAACAGATTCAACAAGCATgacaaaaacatacatacagtatcccagccagctgtaaatacaaaatagagCTGGCAGGACAACCACAACCCTTATTAAAGTTTTCCAATAGTAAAGCATggcaacgtgtaataaagcacagtgaaagcataggtaggCACTCTAAAGCCCATAGGAGGTGTGGTAaagcgtatttaaaaaaaaaaacacacacacagcatggcaaaccatggtaaactatggtaaatgcagaggaaaactacaaaatgactcagctataatgttttgtacactcagtgtatgtataGTACATTAATTTCAGGAGAGTGTTTCTTAAGTTATTATCCAAATCAAGTCATGTAAAAATAGGCCACCACAATTGCACAGCTCCAGTAacaaaagaatgtccttaccaagtttcatcataataaGCTGCTCTAGGTTTACACATGTATGGAAAAATAGAACATATGTATAGACAGGCCGATTCCTCCATGCATCCCCAGATTCCACTAAATGAAGTATAGATATCTTGAGttaattatgattttttaattattagaatTCTACTTAAGGTGACACAGAAAACAGTCTTGGGTTCAATATGACAACAGCTCAACATCAATACAAAAGAGGTATGAAAACAGTTCAGCTGCATTGTAGTTGTGTCAAAGTCATTAAAGCTCTATTAAAAGAAATCCGTCAATTAATTATTCATAGTGTCTACTAGGACAATAGAACTGGAATATTGATCAAACGGATTGATTCCTTCATAGTTCTTACAATGAGCCTTTCACTTAGCTGAACATCTTCCTGAACAACCAACGACTGAGTATGCATGTTATTTTCTCACTAAGACTGGTTCAAACAAAGATTCTGCTTTATCAAGAACTCCAGCACACAAGTATACCATTCTATTATATCAATTCAATTTGAAGAGctctaaaaacataaaacaaaacctgtgctGGTTTAGATCATTAGTAGAAAAGTATTCTGAGTAGGGTAATGTAATTGGCCTTTAATGCCCCATAACCACAAACCAGCATTTTGGTAGaccaaaatataaatacacacacaaaaatcttGTCAAAGACAGTGACAACAAGATGCAAAGCTGCACTATCACCAAGCTCCAGGTCAGCTCATATTGTCAGTGTTTAGCTAGATGTATGGCAGAGCTGTGAAAGTCAGATTACTGTACTTTCTAGACTAATGAAGCTGCTCTTTAAGTTATGAACATAGAATGCTAGGTAAGACACCACAGGGAAGCAGTTTCATGGTGAGATAATCTTCCCATTTAAAATCCTGGCTCATATCTTGATGCACATGTAGTGATTCACGCAGagctaaatgaataataaaagaaactcaTTGGTGGGTCTGCAGACGTCTCTTGCGGTGTGTCCTGGCGGCAGAGGtcggagcgacgtgtagtctgcCCTTATTactggggactggtgtggctctccctcactggcaggagaaggtgatggaggcagaggaagcaccttctcctctcctccaggtggtgaaggtgggggaagtgataccagcaggcactcaccctctgctggtggagatgaggacagcaggcattcttcctctgctggtggagatggggtcagcaggcattcttcctctgctggtggaagtgggaacagctccctcttgggctttggattctcgcggtccccccgtctgggcgttGGACTCTCGTGGTCCCTCCATCTGGATGCTGGACTCTTGCAGTCCCCCctgcctgggcgctggagaccctgctacctgggctgctgttctatttatagctgcctccaggtagcagcgAACCAACTCCACACCTAGGGAGTTTgtggtgtgttccctctcatacgcttcccatcgctccctgtccatcagccacaggacccagaTGGCTATGAGCATGGACtgagcctccagcccagcattgttcTGGATTCAGAACCTTAGCCTGACGGTGGttctgacatttctttttttgtttgtttgttctttttaaacaagaaactgaagttcctgctctggtctgcatctaggaggcgctggtaatcccatgatgacaccacgtgtcacaaagacggctgtagtgggtgacgtcagtccagaaacaggaaccaggaaataaacaacaaagaggtggagttgggtggagctgagcgattggtttcgctcagtatttaatgaatgaacagaacagtaaataaaaaggttgtaacaaacaaaaacacaggacacggcaaaCAAAATggaccacacagacaaacacggggagctgatattttaactattaactatattattattattattattattattattattattattattattattattattataacctccatctccaatccacgcaccgaacacacaaccctgtgagtgaaaacatgctgcttttatgcagctgtaccgagactcgattgctaatcaatcatttatggagtcgcggtacaactgcacatgaattaataaaacaattccccgtgctcacatattattacattttacttgcacatgaagtgctgtgcaatccttgtgcccaaatactaatatacattttaaacacttgtgttacacagaccctttatatcccgtgtaccaatgactatacaccaacattaacaaaatatacacagggactgggcactttgccacatgtgttGGCATGCAGAACCTAAAGAGATATTCTTCTGGGATTAGGTTACTGCAATCTGGAGAAATACAGATTTACATTGCGAAAGGTTGGTGCTAGTTGTACTAATATAACTTCTGGCACACAGTGATATCAGCTTTGAACAAAACTGAGATCTTAGTGTAAACACCTAATTAGCAATAATCTGCTCTGTGGGGGGAGGCAAGTCACTGAAGCTGCAGGATAAGAGTTTATAATTGTGAGCCGTTTAAAAAGTGAGAGAGAGCTTTTGATTTATCAGGAACATCTTAATGTGCAGCTGGAATAAATACAATAAGCATGCTGTTAGGAGAGAATCTCCTTCCTCCATAGAATCAGCATACTTTCATTCCAATTTCAAACTGATCGCTGGCTTGTACTGGTCTTCAGTCAGCAGTAGTAGTCTGGTTTTGAGAAAGGGTTGCCAGGTTGGTTAGCATGGATCCAATGCAGGAGTGTGGATGAGAGTCCTGTCCATTTGTCTTTCTGCCCTTTACGTTTGTGTGGACATGAATCGCTCAAagtccagaaaaaaaacaggtttgctAATGTAACACTGAACACATTTTCCAGGAGTGAAATGGTTAGCCAGGATGGCTCCCTTGGGACCCCCTTTACTGTAAATGCACAAGCTCAGTAGCTTTAATGGGATCAGCAGATGGGCATGGTGAATTGACCAGATTCTCTTCCACCCAGCCGTGAAGAGCAATCACAAAGCCGCCCAGATCACTCACTGCTTTTATTAAGGTGGACTCTTTGAAATGGTTTCATGTAGAGAAAGGCCCTCAGCCTCACCACACATATTAGTCtacaatcaacttttttttttttaaacacaaaaaactaactGCAAAATACCAATCTGCCAGCTAGTTGAAACTGAAGATTAAACACAACTTGTGAGACTTCATCATGTTATTTACATGTTCACAATCCTTGTCAATAATTTAGGAAAACAGTCATACTAGTGCTGCATGCCTTCACATTCTGTGTGTCCAGATTGACATGTACTGACAGCAAAGGACACTGCCTTGGCTTGCAGAGTTAAAATGAACTAGTAAGAGTAGTTTTTATGAGCctttatttgtcatttaattcTTAAATGTCTCTTAGAAAAATAGGAACTGTATATTTACAGCAGTGTCTTCTAGACTCATGTTGATACATTCCTTGCCATACACTGAATCAAATTCTGTGGTAATAATACTGAGTGTATACATTGATAAAATGTAGTTTGGCTAATGATTGGCTAACGAATTTACCACATTGTTTTCAAGAAAATTCAACAATATCACCTGTTAATTACTCAGGACTATATTACCTAaaccattattttaatatttatttcaattttaagaCATTGGCAGATTTTCCTTAcaaattaaagttaaaattattttcagacaaaaaatgtattaagcgtgttttattttcttatgaaaaaaattaaaaagatcaTTCAGACATTTCAATTAGCAAACCTGTATGCATATGAATCTTGAACAAAGCTTCTGCCTTAAGAAAAgcggcaattttttttttctttcgcaaAATGCCAACAGtgcaaaaacaggaaaacaagcGTCTTTTTTTGAGAAATCAGTTTCCTTTGGAATGCTAAACCTCCGCTCCTTCCTGTAGTTGTTTTAAGTCGCAACCAAAGTCTGATCCCCCCTGCACTTCCTGCAGGAACCATAAATTCCAGAGAGGAGATAAATGGCGGCACAGAGACCGGAGAACACTGAGGCTGACAGGTACGCCTTGTACAGACAGTGGTGCCTGTACTGCTCCAAATTGCAGAAACTGTTCTTCTGCGTCTTGTAGATCATAATGCCCAGGGCTGCAAAGTAAAGCACAGTGGCCAAAAGGTCATGCACTGTGTTGCTTAGCAACCATCTGTCTCCACCCAAGAGGGGGACCAAGTCTTGCTTATCCAGGAGGGTGAGAACGTAAAGAGCCAGGGTCAGGAGCCAGAAGAAGACGGACACGAAGAGAACAAAGTGAACGGAGCCCTCATACTTGTTGGCGGCAATGGTTGTCCAGAGCACGGCTCCGAGCAGGATCTGCAGTAGCCTCAGGATTCCAATGAAGCTCTTCAGGAACACTTTGTTTATGCTGAGGCTGCTCTGGTGTGACTGCTGCTCGGGGGGCATCTCCCTGCTGGTTGCCTTTCAGTTtccagaaggaaaaaaaaaaaacctggagagGTCTGATTTTGAATGTGAGGTTTTTGAAATCTTGATTTCGTGTTTTCCGTTTCTTCTGTGGCCAGTAAACTCCCATCTCCTCCTCCCTTGTCTGTGTTCTCAAGAAgcggtgggtgggtgtgtgtgtggagaggaagagggaggccGTCTTGAAATTTGAatctttctcctcctctcctctaaGGGAAGACTTCCCGTCCCTCTCCAAAGTTTTACTGGTGTCTGTAAAAAAGGAATTCAGCTGCtcaacagtgctgtttttttttctttgctaaatATCTTCCATGAATTCCTATTTCTGCCTCATGTTTCTCTTCACTGCTGTCTGCACAAAAACTTAACCACAGACAAAGCAGCTTTTGTTCATGCTACGCTCGAGAGCACTGTTTTAATCCCAGCTGCTTCTATGCTGTTTCTTCTGTCCTTTATTCATTACAGGTCCAAGTTACTTAGTTGAAACTATAGGACTATAATGGAACacagaaattaatatttaacTAATTGTCGTGATTCTTGCCATATCATATTATTTAGTAATGAAACGTAACAAAGTAGCAATTCCTGTGTCTTGGAAAGAGAATTAAACACAAAtcttatgtgtatatatatattcagtgcaACAAAGagattcaaaatgggttatttgGTCACAATACTAAACCTCCACCCATGAGACTTTAGAGAGATATAGATTTTCAGTATGACAGTGATGGATCTGCCCTGAAACCGTTAAACACATTACACCCATATGAACAGGATTTCCTGTGGGAGGAAGCGGATACCAAAATAACGTTCTGTTGCCTCAAGCTGGTTGAGGATAGCCTATATCTGGTAAGTTACGTAAATACCAGAGTTTTGACTCCGTGCTATGTCTAAATGGTGCTAATCCTTTGGTGATGTTCTGCTAATCAACGCgatggaaaaataaaactaatttacaCTTTATAAATGCAGTGGTTGTGTGTAAAATGCATCTTCTGCAGTTACACAATGCTAAGCATTTTCAAACATTTCCATTCGACTAACTAATAAATATGAATGAATTTGGGAATTGTGTGATCATGTTATGTCAATGCTGAGGATATTTCTTCTATCATTATTATTGAGCAGcagtttggggtttttttttagccCCGGTAGAAACACAGTACCAGAGACACAGTTGGAATAATCGGGTATATTGAGTTTGGTTAGACTGCAAGAACCTCTACTGGCAGGCATATATTGGTCAGCCACCAGCTCATCCCCCAGTACAGAGGCTGTATTGACCAATGAATGGCACCGTTTGCAGAAAACCATCATGGAAAAGCATGACTAATGAAGCTTGCATACAGGTGCATCAAACTATGACAAGCAACAAATGTGCTACAGTTGCCCACATCATAGAAACTGGCTTCCACTTGAAGACCATGACAGGATCTCTGCAGTGTTACCCTACAGTCAGTTTAGCAGTTTGAATGTAGTATAGAGTAAAGCTGTAATAAAATGACATCACTTGGCAAGCTCCAAAGGTATGTTGAGGCCCAGTCTATCAGTTATAATTCAATTAGTTTGAGTTGTCAAGCCTCTGTATTACTGAATCTCAAGTCGTTAAGCTTCCATTAATTGCTTCTCAACAGCCTATTTTTCATGTAATCCTTGCATGATTCCAATATTTCAGTTTGGAAAATGAAACCTATGGAATGACAGGTTACCCCTTCATCAGGGCAAGCAGAAAGAAGGTTACTCACTGATGATGATGGAAATTTATTCTGCCATACAGGCCACTAACTCAGCTCAGGACAACATAAATTGAATTGCAAATGTAAACGATTCATTACAGCATCATATTTAACCCCAGATTGAACAGGTATAGGGTCTTTCCTGAATCATTACACTCAGCGTGCCAACCATCTTGATTTGACTGGACAGTCCTGGAATGtaacacttttatttttcttagcttcatatttattattattattattattattattattattattattattattattattattattattattatctgtttatttGGCAGGCACCTTTATTCATATCTGTTAAACAAACATGTTGGAAAGTTGTCCTCTGCTATCCATTTTGCATTGCAACCCAGAGCATAAACCAATGACCTTGCAATAACCTGGGGTGTCCTTTGTTAATATACAGAGTAGAAAATAAAGGGTCTGAGCTGTTGTAGGGCTTTTATACGGTTTTGTGCTACCAGGACACACAGTTCCTTTCTAGTGACATCTCGtgacatcattttaaatgttttcagaaCAACTACAAGCATAGTGTCCTGAGGTGTACTGAGCGATATAGGAAAGCAGGTGCTGTAGAGGTACTCATGAAACGCAGCACTGAGGTGctcattttaaacagcacagaCAGGCACATCAATGTGGCCTGTGTTTAATCCTGACCAAGCCCCCAGACAAGAATGCCAGGGGTAAAATATGGAAACACGGGCACTGCCAAGCTGCTTTTGTGGTCATTATGCTCATCTACAGGGAGTGAAATAGCATTCCATAAACCTTATTCCAAAGATGGATTTGAGACAGACTTGGTGATTTGGGGTTTGCCCTtcaattaagtttgtttttatttctttaagatttgtgttacatttgtttCTACACAGGTAATAAACTAGTTAAATATCTGTGTGATAACACTGGGTATAATGGCCATATCTGGTGCCTCACTTTTcta
Protein-coding sequences here:
- the LOC121321414 gene encoding MARVEL domain-containing protein 1-like: MPPEQQSHQSSLSINKVFLKSFIGILRLLQILLGAVLWTTIAANKYEGSVHFVLFVSVFFWLLTLALYVLTLLDKQDLVPLLGGDRWLLSNTVHDLLATVLYFAALGIMIYKTQKNSFCNLEQYRHHCLYKAYLSASVFSGLCAAIYLLSGIYGSCRKCRGDQTLVAT